The genomic stretch GCCTGGAGGTGCTGCTCGATGCCGACAGCTTCGACGAGTGGGACGCCTTCGTGGAGCACCGCAGCAGCGATTTCGGCATGGACAAGCAACGCATCCCCGGCGACGGGGTGATATCCGGGCATGGCCACATCAATGGCCGCCTCGTGTTCGTGTTCAGCCAGGATTTCACCGTCTTCGGCGGCTCGCTGTCGGAGACCAATGCCCGCAAGATCTGCAAGGTCATGGAGCAGGCCATCAAGGTGGGGGCGCCGATCATCGGACTGAACGACTCCGGCGGCGCTCGTATCCAGGAGGGCGTGGCCTCGCTGGGCGGCTATGCCGACGTTTTTCAGCGCAACGTGCTGGCTTCGGGCGTGGTCCCTCAAGTCTCGCTGGTGATGGGACCCTGCGCCGGCGGCGCCGTGTATTCGCCGGCCATCACCGATTTCATCTTCATGGTGCGCGGCACTTCGTACATGTTCGTGACCGGGCCGGACGTGGTGAGGACGGTCACGGCGGAGGAAATCACCGCCGAGGAGCTGGGCGGGGCGGACACGCACAATTCCCGCTCCGGCGTTGCCGACCGGGCGTTCGACGACGACGTGGAGACCCTGCGCATGGCGCGCCTGCTGATGGGTTACCTGCCGGCAAGCAACCGCGAGCGGGCCCCGGCGCGTCCCACCGACGATCCCGAGGACCGGGCCGAGCCTTCGCTCAACAGCCTGGTACCCACCGATCCGGCCAAGCCGTACGACATCAAGGAACTGATTTACAAGGTAGCGGACGAGAGCGAATTCTTTGAGCTGCAGCCCGATTACGCGCGCAACATCGTGGTCGGCTTCGTGCGCATCGCCGGAGAAACGGTGGGAGTGGTGGCCAATCAGCCCGCGGTTCTGGCCGGATGTCTGGACATCGAAGCCTCCGTCAAGGGCGCGCGATTCGTTCGCTTCTGCGACGCTTTTTCGATTCCGCTGCTGACGCTCGTGGACGTGCCGGGCTTCATGCCCGGATCGCAGCAGGAATACGGCGGCATCATCCGCCACGGCGCCAAGCTGCTCTATGCCTACGCCGAGGCCACCGTGCCCAAGGTGACCGTGATCACGCGCAAGGCCTACGGCGGCGCCTACGACGTGATGTCATCCAAGCACCTGCGCGGCGACGTGAATTTCGCCTGGCCCAGCGCCGAGATCGCCGTGATGGGACCGCAGGGAGCGGTGGAGATCATCTTCCGCAAGGACATCGGCGACGCGGAGAAGATCGCCGCCCGCACCGAGGAATACCGGCGCAAGTTCGCGCACCCGTACGTTGCAGCCGGACGCGGCTACATCGATGACGTGATCGAGCCGCGCGTGACCCGCGCGCACCTTTGCCGTTCCTTCGCCATGCTGCGCAACAAGCGCATCAGGGACCCCTGGCGCAAACACGGCAACATCCCCCTTTGAAGAAGCTGCTGATCGCCAACCGCGGTGAGATCGCCTGCCGCATCATGCGGGGCGCGCGGGCACTCGGCATCCGAACCGTGGCCGTCTGTTCCGACGCCGATTCCGAGGCCCTCCACACGCGCACGGCCGACGAGGCCGTCCGCATAGGGGGCCTGACCGCGGCCGAGAGCTATCTCGACGTGGAAAAAATCATTGGGGCCTGCAAACAGTCGGGCGCGGACGCCCTGCACCCCGGCTACGGGTTTCTTTCCGAAAATGCCCGTTTCGCCGCGGCGGTGGAGGAAGCCGGCATTGCCTTCGTCGGACCTCCGGCGGAAGCGATCCGGCTTATGGGGGACAAGCTGGAGGCCAAGCGCATCGCCGCCGCAGCCGGCGTTCCCGTGATTCCCGGCCGCCCCGAGGCTATGGAAAGCGCCGATGCCGCGGCCGAGGCGGCCGCGGATATCGGCTACCCGGTATTGCTGAAGGCCCAGGCCGGTGGCGGCGGGCGCGGCATGCGGATCGCGCGCGACGAAGCCGAGTGCCGGGCGGGATACGAGCAGGCCGTTCGGGAAGCCGAGGCGGCGTTCGCCGACGGGCGCGTATTCGTGGAGAAATACCTGGAGCGCCCGCGCCATATCGAAGTTCAGGTTCTGGCCGACGGCCACGGTTCGGTGGTGCATCTTGGAGAGCGCGAGTGCTCGATCCAGCGCCGCTATCAGAAAGTCATCGAGGAGGCGCCTTCGCCGTTCGTGACGCCGGAAATGCGCTCGGAGATGGGCGAGGCCGCCGTTGCACTGGCGAAGGTGATCGGCTACCGCTCCGCCGGCACCGTCGAGTTCGTGGTTGACGCGTCGGGCAGCTTTCACCTGCTGGAAATGAACACCCGGCTGCAGGTGGAGCATCCGATCACCGAGTGGATTGCCGGCATCGACCTGGTGCAGTGGATGCTGCGCATTGCCGCGGGGGAAGCGCTGGATTTCACCCAGGACGATGTCGAACTCAACGGCTGGTCCATGGAAGCCAGGATCTGCGCCGAAGACCCCGAACGGGACTTTCTGCCCGCGGCAGGCCGGCTGGTTCGCTGGCTGCCGCCCGCGGCCGGCCCGGCGCTGCGGCTGGACGCCGGGGTGGAAGAGGGCGACGAGGCTTCCGTTTACTACGATTCGCTGGTCGCGAAGCTGGTGGTCTACGGACGGGACCGGGACCA from Gammaproteobacteria bacterium encodes the following:
- a CDS encoding acyl-CoA carboxylase subunit beta, whose protein sequence is MLQRLEEMRAASRAGGGEARVKRQHERGKLTARERLEVLLDADSFDEWDAFVEHRSSDFGMDKQRIPGDGVISGHGHINGRLVFVFSQDFTVFGGSLSETNARKICKVMEQAIKVGAPIIGLNDSGGARIQEGVASLGGYADVFQRNVLASGVVPQVSLVMGPCAGGAVYSPAITDFIFMVRGTSYMFVTGPDVVRTVTAEEITAEELGGADTHNSRSGVADRAFDDDVETLRMARLLMGYLPASNRERAPARPTDDPEDRAEPSLNSLVPTDPAKPYDIKELIYKVADESEFFELQPDYARNIVVGFVRIAGETVGVVANQPAVLAGCLDIEASVKGARFVRFCDAFSIPLLTLVDVPGFMPGSQQEYGGIIRHGAKLLYAYAEATVPKVTVITRKAYGGAYDVMSSKHLRGDVNFAWPSAEIAVMGPQGAVEIIFRKDIGDAEKIAARTEEYRRKFAHPYVAAGRGYIDDVIEPRVTRAHLCRSFAMLRNKRIRDPWRKHGNIPL